The Macrobrachium nipponense isolate FS-2020 chromosome 1, ASM1510439v2, whole genome shotgun sequence genome includes a window with the following:
- the LOC135219561 gene encoding uncharacterized protein LOC135219561: MPATRHICHCPETSYGMLPLIIYQEAANGNSEKVLQWLNEGGNINATDMNYRTLVHIACEGNYVHFLKELLKFPDVHLNQGTTLSRNLHGKGNTPLSLAVTKNHVECVEALISSPSKCKIDLINKTLSTGHAIGVALGRNNWKMIEILLKAGLALSMDEATAIFEAAAKSCEEDVVKIIIDRAFPLHSGVINNIVFTILYNNDLWNYVGAEKVFKQCFKNNNYYCFRVLKVAMEKRDFCMVENTLKLLIPNVEININIAKAVLGKGMIEVEESLTQGKLEEGVIYGALFTAAIVGTTDDIAEKLFSLKESYPEDFLKYALLLAALFNRAELLPLLLKDDSFSFSTLSHALRLSEFSKGVGTSLIKRALERISRKTIPLTKDDTE; encoded by the exons ATGCCGGCAACAAGACATATATGTCATTGTCCAGAGACATCATACGGCATGCTTCCTTTG ATTATCTATCAAGAAGCTGCAAACGGAAACAGTGAAAAGGTGCTGCAATGGTTAAATGAAGGGGGTAACATCAATGCCACTGACATGAATTACAGAACTCTGGTTCACATTGCCTGTGAAGGGAATTACGTTCACTTCTTGAAGGAGCTGCTGAAGTTCCCAGATGTCCACCTGAATCAGGGAACTACACTTTCAAGAAACCTCCATGGAAAaggaaatacacctctctctctggCTGTGACCAAAAATCATGTGGAATGTGTAGAAGCGCTGATTTCTTCTCCATCAAAG tgCAAAATTGATTTGATCAACAAAACACTATCTACAGGACATGCTATCGGTGTTGCTCTCGGTCGCAATAATTGGAAGATGATTGAAATTCTGCTCAAAGCAGGACTAGCTTTGAGCATGGACGAAGCAACGGCTATCTTTGAAGCTGCAGCCAAATCCTGTGAAGAAGATGTTGTCAAGATAATTATTGATCGAGCATTCCCTCTTCATTCAGGCGTAATCAATAACATCGTTTTCACAATATTGTACAATAATGATTTGTGGAATTATGTTGGAGCAGAGAAAGTTTTCAAGCAatgctttaaaaataataattactattgctTTAGAGTACTGAAGGTTGCAATGGAAAAGAGAGACTTTTGCATGGTGGAAAATACACTGAAACTGTTGATTCCTAATGTTGAAATCAACATCAACATTGCAAAAGCAGTCCTTGGAAAGGGAATGATTGAGGTTGAAGAATCACTGACTCAGGGCAAGCTTGAAGAAGGGGTGATATATGGGGCTCTGTTTACAGCTGCCATTGTTGGAACCACGGATGACATAGCGGAGAAGCTAtttagtttaaaagaaagttaccCAGAGGACTTTCTCAAATATGCCCTGTTGCTAGCAGCTCTATTTAATCGGGCTGAGCTCCTCCCCCTCTTGCTGAAAGATGACTCATTCAGCTTTTCGACTCTGTCTCATGCTTTGCGCCTCTCTGAATTCAGCAAAGGTGTTGGGACATCACTAATTAAACGGGCTTTGGAGAGAATATCAAGGAAAACTATTCCTCTCACCAAA gaTGATACCGAATGA